Within Kutzneria chonburiensis, the genomic segment CGGGACCGGTCAGATGCAGCACGGCGTCCACATTGGACGTGTGCCCCTCGATGAAGTCGTCCTCGTCCAGCGCGTCCAGCAGCGTCGACTTGCCGGCCTTGGGTCGACCGGTGACGCCGACCCGTAGCGGCTCGTCGAACAGCTGTCGTTGCTGCGTCAGGAAATGAGTCGCCTTGTTGCTGCCGCGGTACAGCCGCAGCGCCCACTCCAGCAGGGCGCGGGTGTCCTCGGTGAGCAGCTCCTGGGTGATCACTGCGTGATCGCCAGGGCCTGGGCACGCTGCCGGAGCGCCACCAACGTGTTGATCTCCTCCGTGATGGACTGGTTGCGCTGATTGCGCGCCACGATATCGGCATTGGCCAGCTCACGGGCCCGCCGGATGGAGTCGCTCAGCGCGTCCTGCAACTGCTCGGCCTGCTCGGTGAAATGCTCCCGCAGCCGCCGCTGCACCTGCCGCAGCGCGTCCCGACTGTGCTTGCCCACCTGGAACACCAGCTCGTCGACATGCCGCTGCACGGCCGTCTTCGCCACCGCCTGCCGGCGTTTGAGCTGGGCGTCCCGCTCTTCCTTCAACGTCTTCGCGCCCATCACCGCGCCGGCGCCGACCGACACGAAGTTCACCAGCGGCATACCCATCAGGCTGGTCAGCAGACCGAACATCAGCATGCCGCTGTACGAGCCGCGCAGGCCGGTGATCACCTTGTTGGCGATGCCCGGAGGGGCCAGGTCGGGCGTCAGCAGCCCGCCCATCTTCTCCAGCACCCGGGCCGGATCCCGCAGTCCCAGATCGGGCAGCGTGCCCCGGCTCTCCTCGTCGAACTGCTCGGCGATCCGCTGGGCCAGCCAGTGCGTGCGCTCCACGGTCCAGTCGTAGTTGCGCAGCACGGCATCGGTCAGCTTGTCGGCCAGCCAGTCGCAGAACTGCTCCCACGTCTTGGCCGGATCGGCCTTGTCGAAGGCCTGGTCGGTGTGCCGCAGGATGATCCGGGTCCGCTCGCGAAGATCGTGGTCCACATCGGACATCAGGTCGGCCATGCCGTCCATCAGCATGTTCTGCCACCGGGACGACTGCCGCCGCAGCAGCTCGGCCGCGCGCTGGGCGTCCTCGAGGCCGGCGAGGGACGTTGGGTCCTGTGTGGACAGTTCGGCCCGCAGGCCCAGCGACACCTGCTCGGTCACGGCCAGGATGGCCTCGGATGCCGACCGCCGGGCCAGCAGCCCGGCCTGCGCCTTCACGGTGTTCTCCAGATATCCCACCAGGGCGGGAAAACCGGATTCGGCGTTGACATCCTGGCTGCTGGTCAGCAGAGCCCGCTCACGCAGCACGGACGACACGGCCACCAGCGGAATCGCCAGCCCGGCCTCGGCGAGCAGCATCCGGTTGCGCTCAAGGTGCGAACGCCAGCGCGGGCTCATGTCGGTCTTCGTCAGCACGCCCAACACGTTGGGGCAGATGGTGGTGGCGAACCGGAGGAACTGGAGCTCGGCCGGGGACAGTTCGGTCAGCGAGTCGGTCACCGCCAGCACGGCGTCGGCCTCAGCCAGCTCGGCCAGCGTGCGGCTGGTGTGCTCGGACCGTAAGCCGTCGACGCCGGGGGTGTCGACGATGACCAGCCCGCCGGACAGCACGGCCCGGGGCACCCCGATCTCGGCCCGGACCACCTGCCCGCCGCTGATCTCCTCGGCGATCCGGTCGAGGTCGACCGGATCCAGCCGCTGCTGCCCCGGCCGCACCACGGCCGCCCAGGACTGGTCGGCGTGGCGGATGACCGCGGGCGCGGCGCTGGCCACGTCGTCGGCGACCGGGCACACCGAGGTGCCCAGCAGGGCGTTGACCAGGTGGCTCTTGCCCTGCTTGAGACCGCCGACCACGACGACCCGGATCGCCGGGTCGGCGAGTCTGCCCCGCAGGCGGCTGAGCCTGCTGGTCAGGTCGCGCCGGCGGCCGATGGCCGGCTGCCGGAGCGCCTCGTCGATCACATCGAGGGCCGTCATGGTCATCACCCGAGAGATTGTGTCCCCTCCGAACGGGTGATGCACACCAGGCCGGGCCCACGCTGAGGGAGCGGGCCCGGCCTGGAAGCGGTCAACCAGTCCTGAAAGGAGGAAGGATCAGAAACCGGTCAGGTGGGTGGCGTCGAGGTTGTGGGTGATGTCGCCGACGTGC encodes:
- a CDS encoding dynamin family protein — encoded protein: MTALDVIDEALRQPAIGRRRDLTSRLSRLRGRLADPAIRVVVVGGLKQGKSHLVNALLGTSVCPVADDVASAAPAVIRHADQSWAAVVRPGQQRLDPVDLDRIAEEISGGQVVRAEIGVPRAVLSGGLVIVDTPGVDGLRSEHTSRTLAELAEADAVLAVTDSLTELSPAELQFLRFATTICPNVLGVLTKTDMSPRWRSHLERNRMLLAEAGLAIPLVAVSSVLRERALLTSSQDVNAESGFPALVGYLENTVKAQAGLLARRSASEAILAVTEQVSLGLRAELSTQDPTSLAGLEDAQRAAELLRRQSSRWQNMLMDGMADLMSDVDHDLRERTRIILRHTDQAFDKADPAKTWEQFCDWLADKLTDAVLRNYDWTVERTHWLAQRIAEQFDEESRGTLPDLGLRDPARVLEKMGGLLTPDLAPPGIANKVITGLRGSYSGMLMFGLLTSLMGMPLVNFVSVGAGAVMGAKTLKEERDAQLKRRQAVAKTAVQRHVDELVFQVGKHSRDALRQVQRRLREHFTEQAEQLQDALSDSIRRARELANADIVARNQRNQSITEEINTLVALRQRAQALAITQ